In Methanocella paludicola SANAE, the sequence ATACAAATATGTATATAAAATTAGAGGCCTACGGCCTGGGCACCATAGTGATGGCCTTCATGGCACAGACGTCCACGCATACGCCGCAGCCATAGCACTTTTCCCGGTCGACCTTAAGCACTTCGCCGGAGGCGCCCCGGGCGCCGAAGTGGCAGACGCCGGCGCAGATGCCGCAGTCGATGCAGACCGCCGTATCCGTCAACTCGATCATCTTACCTTTATCGCAGGGCTCGTGGAGCCCCAAAAAGTAGCCGCAGCAGTCATCGCAGCAGAAGCAGATACCGTCGAGATGCCCTTTCTCGTTCCGGAATGGCCTTGGGACCAGGTGCTTTTCCTTTGCCTCTTGTAAAATAGCGTTAACTTCGTCCCGGGTCGCAATATGTTTACCGGAGCCGTCGGCGGCCGTATTCGCGGCGAACTGCAGGCAGACGTCGGCGCGGGAGCGCTTACAGGGGCCCCGGTGCTCGCGACAATTACAGTTGGACACCCAAAATTTCTTGTGCCGGCGGACGATCGCCGCCGCCTCATCCGGCGTACAAACGAAGTGGAAAGCACCGCTCATAAAAAGAAAATATTATATCATCATATATGAACCAGTCGCCAGTCAGGCCCATATCTTCGGGCTGATGGTATGGCCCGCGGACTCCAGTACGGCCCTGGCCCGGACGAGCTCCTTGTCCTTGACCATGAAATAGTCCGTATCGTAGGTGGAAAAAACGAAGACGGGGATCTTCGCCTCGGCGAGCGGGGCGGTGAGCGAGGCGATCACTCCGGTCACGTTGAACGGTATCGGGCCCTCGACCTGGAAGCACCGCCAGTCCTTATCGCACTTGATACACTCGGGTATCGATTCCTGGGAGCAGACGAAGGAAAGCTCGTCGTAAGTCCTGGAGATGGAGCAGAACGTGCTCTCTTTCAGCCAGTCCGGTATCGGGGAGCTTTTCTCGAGCCGGCAGACGGCGAATTTACCTTTTAACAGTGATAATATCATTTTTCTTTTCCTCGAGAAGCATGTTCATTGAGTTCGCGAGCCGCCTTATGCCCTCCTCGATCCGTGCCTCGTCGGAGCTGGAATAGTTGAGCCGGAGCGTGTTCTGGCCGCTGCCGTCGATGAAGAACGCCTGGCCCGGGACAAAGGCGACCTTGTCCTGTATCGCCATATCGAACAGCTTCATGGACGATAAGGCTTCCGGCAGGGTCACCCACAGGAACATGCCGCCTTCGGGCTTCGTATACTGTATGCCTTCGGGGAAGTAGCGCTCGATGGCAGAGACCATCGCGTCCCGCTGTACTTTGTACATGCCCTGGATCTTTTTTATGTGCTTTTCAACATCGTTGTCGGCGAGGTACTGGTATACGATGCGCTGCACGAAGTAGCTCGTGTGCAGGTCGGCCGCCTGCTTGGCGGTTATGAGCTTATCCATGATGTCCCGGGGAGCGTACAGCCACCCGAGCCTCATGCCTGGCGAGACCGTCTTGGAGAACGTGCCCATAGTGATGACGTCGCTGCCCATGTAGCGCCTCATCGGGGGCAGGTCTTTGCCCATGAACCGTATGTCGCCATACGGGTTGTCCTCGATGAATACGACGTCGCTGT encodes:
- a CDS encoding 4Fe-4S binding protein, giving the protein MSGAFHFVCTPDEAAAIVRRHKKFWVSNCNCREHRGPCKRSRADVCLQFAANTAADGSGKHIATRDEVNAILQEAKEKHLVPRPFRNEKGHLDGICFCCDDCCGYFLGLHEPCDKGKMIELTDTAVCIDCGICAGVCHFGARGASGEVLKVDREKCYGCGVCVDVCAMKAITMVPRP
- a CDS encoding ACT domain-containing protein; the protein is MILSLLKGKFAVCRLEKSSPIPDWLKESTFCSISRTYDELSFVCSQESIPECIKCDKDWRCFQVEGPIPFNVTGVIASLTAPLAEAKIPVFVFSTYDTDYFMVKDKELVRARAVLESAGHTISPKIWA
- a CDS encoding PLP-dependent aminotransferase family protein, which codes for MTQQFANRMYTVQRSFVREILKVVDDPSIISFAGGLPNPKSFPVEEVSAAAVKVLKESGESALQYSTTEGYLPLREYIAKRYSKYGIKADASEILITTGSQQGLDLIGKVFLNKGDLVAVERPTYLAAIQSFGMYEPRFTDVKLQEDGVDIEALKHTLKADPKLFYTVPSFQNPTGITYTHEKRKQVADAFKDSDVVFIEDNPYGDIRFMGKDLPPMRRYMGSDVITMGTFSKTVSPGMRLGWLYAPRDIMDKLITAKQAADLHTSYFVQRIVYQYLADNDVEKHIKKIQGMYKVQRDAMVSAIERYFPEGIQYTKPEGGMFLWVTLPEALSSMKLFDMAIQDKVAFVPGQAFFIDGSGQNTLRLNYSSSDEARIEEGIRRLANSMNMLLEEKKNDIITVKR